One Candidatus Sulfurimonas baltica DNA segment encodes these proteins:
- a CDS encoding pyridoxal phosphate-dependent aminotransferase, with amino-acid sequence MLTNRINTLSESITIAISTLAQELKSQGKDIISFSAGEPDFDTPQVIKDAAIEAINSGFTKYTAVDGIPALKDAIANKLKRDNGLIYAPNQIITNNGAKHSLFNLFAVTIDKGDEVIIPSPYWVTYPELVLYHGGTVVKIETHDYSEFKITPQQLKNALTPNTKMLVLTSPSNPTGSVYTRDELIALGKVLEGTDVIVASDEMYEKLIYDGEFTSSAAVSEDMYKRTVTINGLSKSVAMTGWRFGYMAAHNTELIQATKKLQSQSTSNINSITQKAAIVGLNGDADADIEMMRKAFAQRRDEAVKLINAIDGLSVFKPHGAFYLFVNIKELSNDSMEFCKELLSKKGVAVVPGVGFGSEGYFRFSFATDIESIRVGINRIEEFVKELKA; translated from the coding sequence ATGCTAACAAATCGCATTAACACACTATCTGAATCGATTACAATCGCAATTTCAACGCTCGCACAAGAGCTAAAGTCACAAGGTAAGGACATCATAAGTTTTTCTGCTGGAGAACCTGATTTTGACACTCCGCAAGTTATCAAAGATGCTGCCATAGAGGCTATCAACAGCGGTTTTACCAAATATACTGCCGTTGACGGAATCCCTGCTCTTAAAGATGCTATTGCCAATAAACTAAAGAGAGATAATGGGCTAATATATGCTCCGAATCAAATAATCACCAACAATGGTGCAAAGCACTCTTTGTTTAATCTTTTTGCCGTAACCATTGATAAAGGTGACGAGGTTATTATCCCTTCACCATACTGGGTTACATACCCTGAATTGGTTTTATACCATGGTGGAACTGTAGTTAAGATAGAAACTCATGACTACAGTGAGTTTAAAATAACTCCCCAGCAGTTAAAAAATGCTTTGACACCAAACACTAAAATGCTAGTACTTACAAGTCCATCAAACCCTACAGGATCTGTTTACACAAGAGATGAGCTGATTGCACTTGGCAAAGTTCTAGAGGGAACTGATGTAATTGTAGCTAGTGATGAGATGTATGAAAAACTTATATATGACGGCGAATTCACATCTAGCGCAGCTGTAAGTGAAGATATGTACAAAAGAACCGTTACTATAAATGGTTTAAGTAAATCGGTAGCTATGACCGGATGGAGATTTGGTTACATGGCAGCTCATAATACTGAACTTATACAAGCTACTAAAAAGCTTCAAAGTCAAAGCACTTCAAATATCAACTCTATTACTCAAAAAGCTGCTATTGTAGGACTAAACGGGGATGCGGATGCTGATATAGAGATGATGAGAAAAGCATTTGCTCAACGTCGTGACGAGGCTGTTAAGCTTATTAATGCAATTGATGGACTAAGTGTTTTCAAGCCTCATGGCGCATTTTACCTTTTTGTAAATATAAAAGAATTAAGTAATGATTCAATGGAATTTTGTAAAGAGTTGTTATCTAAAAAAGGCGTAGCTGTAGTTCCTGGTGTTGGTTTTGGGAGCGAAGGTTATTTCAGATTTAGCTTTGCTACAGATATTGAGAGTATAAGAGTTGGTATAAATAGAATTGAAGAGTTTGTAAAAGAGCTTAAAGCATAG
- the cysE gene encoding serine O-acetyltransferase, translated as MGLYAEIKEDFSNAYNNDPALNSRLDFLFNYPGVWAIAWYRVASKLYNSNFKSLARVIMGLTQILTNIDIHPAARIGKRVFIDHGTGVVIGETAIIEDDVLIYQGVTLGGVSLTQGKRHPTIRTGAVLGAGSKILGNIIIGEHAKIGANSVVVKDVPDNATAIGIPAHVIEKGRCKDPLMHNMLPDINKEMFEYMLKRVAVLEHILVEDNKELLEQDLELEKIYESFITAMKN; from the coding sequence TTGGGACTCTATGCTGAAATAAAAGAAGACTTTTCAAATGCTTACAACAATGACCCTGCACTCAATTCTAGGCTTGATTTCTTATTTAATTATCCCGGAGTTTGGGCTATAGCTTGGTATAGAGTTGCTAGTAAACTCTACAATTCTAACTTTAAAAGTTTAGCCAGAGTGATTATGGGGTTAACTCAAATCTTAACTAATATAGATATTCATCCTGCGGCAAGAATTGGAAAAAGAGTTTTTATAGACCACGGCACAGGTGTGGTTATTGGCGAAACAGCAATTATAGAGGATGATGTACTTATTTATCAAGGTGTAACTCTTGGCGGTGTATCTCTAACTCAAGGCAAAAGACATCCTACTATTAGAACTGGTGCCGTATTGGGTGCCGGTTCAAAAATCCTAGGAAATATAATAATTGGTGAGCACGCAAAGATTGGGGCAAACTCCGTGGTAGTAAAAGATGTGCCAGATAATGCAACGGCAATTGGAATCCCTGCACATGTAATAGAAAAAGGGAGATGTAAAGATCCTCTTATGCACAATATGCTTCCAGATATAAATAAAGAGATGTTTGAGTATATGCTAAAAAGAGTTGCTGTTTTAGAACATATATTAGTTGAAGATAATAAAGAATTGCTCGAGCAAGATTTAGAGCTTGAAAAAATATATGAATCTTTTATTACTGCTATGAAAAATTAA
- the speA gene encoding biosynthetic arginine decarboxylase: MKNFGLDIWSNNNFIIEDGQIKLNYKSMPSILQIVEEIRSDDVRGPILLRFPHLIKRQIKSLYSYFDKAMTENSYNGNFNAVFPLKVNQFPHAVDAITSQGAQFNYGLEAGSKAELILAMSKTPSGAHITVNGFKDEEMITLGFIAAQSGHNLTITIEGLGELETIIEVAKKCDLKVPNIGIRVRLHSAGSGIWAKSGGMDAKFGLTSTEIIEAVRLLREENLLQHLSMIHFHIGSQMSDIAPLKRALREAGNIYAELKKMGASSLDSINIGGGLAVEYDQHTHSKSRNYSVEEFSSSVVFLLKEIMDAKNVKHPDIYTESGRFIVASHAVLITPVLELFTQDYQEKLLNFKEVNPPLIKELIDLNSLLNNKNCIEYLHDALDHMESILTLFDLGYIDLQDRSNAEILVHNIIKRALYLTSSNPTNELEQLQVRLQERYLINASIFQSLPDYWGLNQHFPVMPLHHLNATPIRAASLWDITCDSDGEIGFNPEKPLYLHDVNLDEEDYFLGFFNVGAYQETLGMNHNLFTHPSEYTVYINDTDYTITNKVESKSILDILESLGYNKDILSDKLKNDLLASEFITEKEKNDTLAKLELYLEQNGYLRTTN, translated from the coding sequence ATGAAAAACTTCGGTCTTGATATCTGGTCAAACAATAACTTTATAATTGAAGATGGGCAGATTAAATTAAACTATAAATCTATGCCATCAATTTTGCAAATAGTTGAAGAGATTCGTTCTGATGATGTAAGGGGGCCTATTTTACTTAGGTTTCCTCATCTAATTAAAAGACAAATTAAAAGCTTATACTCGTATTTCGATAAAGCTATGACAGAGAATTCCTACAATGGAAACTTCAATGCTGTTTTTCCTTTAAAGGTAAATCAATTCCCACATGCTGTAGATGCCATAACGTCTCAGGGTGCACAATTCAACTATGGACTAGAAGCAGGAAGTAAAGCTGAACTAATTTTAGCGATGAGTAAAACTCCTAGCGGAGCACATATCACTGTTAATGGCTTTAAAGATGAAGAGATGATTACGCTAGGGTTTATAGCTGCTCAAAGTGGACATAACCTTACAATAACAATAGAAGGTCTTGGAGAACTTGAGACAATTATAGAAGTTGCAAAAAAGTGTGACTTAAAAGTTCCAAATATAGGGATAAGAGTTAGACTTCATAGTGCCGGGAGTGGTATATGGGCAAAAAGTGGAGGAATGGACGCTAAGTTTGGCTTAACTTCCACAGAGATTATTGAAGCTGTCAGATTACTAAGAGAAGAGAATTTGCTGCAACATCTAAGTATGATTCACTTTCATATTGGTTCTCAAATGTCAGATATTGCACCTCTCAAACGCGCTCTAAGAGAAGCTGGTAATATCTATGCCGAACTTAAAAAAATGGGGGCTTCATCACTAGACAGTATAAATATTGGTGGTGGATTGGCAGTAGAGTATGACCAACACACTCATTCAAAATCTCGAAACTACTCAGTGGAAGAGTTTTCAAGCAGTGTTGTGTTCTTGCTAAAAGAGATTATGGATGCTAAAAATGTTAAACATCCAGATATATATACAGAGTCTGGAAGATTCATAGTAGCTTCACATGCTGTATTAATAACCCCTGTATTAGAACTTTTCACTCAAGATTATCAAGAGAAATTATTAAACTTCAAAGAGGTAAATCCTCCACTTATAAAAGAGCTTATAGATCTAAATAGTCTGCTAAATAATAAAAACTGTATAGAATACCTGCATGATGCGCTTGACCACATGGAATCAATTTTAACTCTATTTGATTTGGGTTACATAGATTTACAAGACCGCTCAAACGCTGAAATATTGGTACATAATATTATTAAAAGAGCGCTCTACTTAACATCATCAAATCCAACAAATGAACTTGAACAACTACAAGTAAGACTACAGGAGAGATATCTAATAAATGCTTCTATTTTTCAAAGCTTACCAGATTACTGGGGATTAAACCAACATTTTCCGGTAATGCCTCTGCACCACTTAAATGCAACTCCAATAAGAGCTGCATCATTATGGGATATTACATGTGACAGTGATGGAGAGATAGGTTTTAATCCGGAAAAACCTCTCTATCTGCACGATGTAAACCTAGATGAAGAAGATTACTTTTTAGGCTTTTTTAATGTTGGTGCTTACCAAGAGACATTAGGAATGAATCATAATCTATTCACTCATCCAAGTGAATATACAGTCTATATAAATGATACGGATTACACGATAACCAATAAAGTTGAGTCAAAAAGTATTTTGGATATTCTAGAGTCACTAGGCTACAACAAAGATATTCTCTCAGATAAACTTAAAAATGATTTGTTAGCTTCCGAGTTTATTACAGAAAAAGAAAAAAATGATACACTTGCCAAATTGGAACTATATTTAGAACAAAATGGTTACTTAAGAACAACAAATTAA